One genomic window of Panicum hallii strain FIL2 chromosome 6, PHallii_v3.1, whole genome shotgun sequence includes the following:
- the LOC112898405 gene encoding LOW QUALITY PROTEIN: inorganic phosphate transporter 1-6-like (The sequence of the model RefSeq protein was modified relative to this genomic sequence to represent the inferred CDS: deleted 1 base in 1 codon), protein MAAGDLQVLTAVDAAKMQSHLFTAVVVAGMGFFTDAYDLFCISLVTKLLGRIYHRVDGSAAPGTLPPHVSAAVNGVAFVGWAVGTLSGQLFFGWLGDKLGRKKVYGMTLMLMVLCSLASGLSLGHTPASVMATLCFFRFWLGFGIGGDYPLSATIMSEYANKRTRGAFIAAVFAMQGFGIMAGGLVAIVVSAAFKARFPAPAYDADPAGSTRPQADLVWRIIVLMLGAMPAALTYYWRTRMPETARYAALVAKNTKQACSREEPTAAAARQQQQQEFGLFSREFLRRHGVHLLGTSATWFLLDIAFYSMQNLFQKDMFSAVGWIPKAARMSALEALIALCGTVPGYVRNKPAMGGDVRACS, encoded by the exons ATGGCTGCCGGCGACCTGCAGGTGCTCACGGCGGTCGACGCCGCCAAGATGCAAtcac ACCTCTTCAcggccgtcgtcgtcgccggcaTGGGCTTCTTCACCGACGCCTACGACCTCTTCTGCATCTCCCTCGTCACCAAGCTCCTCGGACGCATCTACCACCGCGTCGACGGCTCCGCGGCACCCGGCACCCTCCCGCCCCACGTCTCCGCCGCCGTCAACGGCGTCGCTTTCGTGGGGTGGGCAGTGGGCACGCTCTCAGGGCAGCTCTTCTTCGGCTGGCTGGGCGACAAGCTCGGCCGTAAGAAGGTCTATGGCATGACGCTCATGCTCATGGTCCTCTGCTCCCTCGCCTCGGGCCTCTCCCTGGGCCACACCCCGGCCTCCGTCATGGCCACGCTCTGCTTCTTCCGCTTCTGGCTCGGCTTCGGCATCGGCGGCGACTACCCGCTCTCCGCCACCATCATGTCCGAGTACGCCAACAAGAGGACGCGAGGGGCCTTCATCGCCGCCGTCTTCGCCATGCAGGGCTTCGGCATCATGGCCGGCGGCCTCGTTGCCATCGTGGTGTCCGCCGCGTTCAAGGCCCGCTTCCCGGCCCCCGCGTACGACGCCGACCCCGCCGGCTCCACGCGGCCGCAGGCCGACTTGGTGTGGAGGATCATCGTCCTGATGCTGGGCGCGATGCCGGCGGCGCTGACCTACTACTGGCGCACCAGGATGCCCGAGACAGCGCGGTACGCGGCGCTGGTGGCCAAGAACACCAAGCAGGCCTGCTCCCGCGAAGaaccaacagcagcagcagcaaga cagcagcagcagcaagagtTCGGGCTCTTCTCCCGCGAGTTCCTCCGGCGCCATGGCGTCCACCTGCTGGGCACGTCGGCGACGTGGTTCCTGCTGGACATCGCCTTCTACTCG ATGCAGAACCTGTTCCAGAAGGACATGTTCAGCGCGGTGGGGTGGATCCCCAAGGCGGCGAGGATGAGCGCGCTGGAGGCGCTGATCGCGCTGTGTGGCACGGTGCCGGGCTATGTTAGGAATAAACCCGCCATG GGAGGAGATGTCCGGGCGTGCAGCTAG